The Cygnus olor isolate bCygOlo1 chromosome 28, bCygOlo1.pri.v2, whole genome shotgun sequence genome segment GCAGCCATAAGACGTAAGGGCGCTGAGCATGGGtcgcccccctccccttctGTCTCCCCCTTTGTGGCCCCAGGCTGAGGTGACACCTCTTCCCAGGCGAGCCTCCTGCTGGCCCTGGGATTAAGCCCATCAGTGTTAGCACAAAGCCCACGTGCTGGATCCTTGGGTGTGGTGACGCCCGTTAAGGAAGAGGGAAGTGGCACAGCTCAGGGAGCACTGGCTGTAAAAGGAAGCGGCAGCAAGCCCCAAGTGGCActcaggctggagctgctgctgctggctggctggctggctggctggctggaagGAAGAAGCCTCTGCTCCCTCGGTGCTCAGGGCTGCCTGCGGCGTTGTCTTCTTCCTTTGAGTAGAGTGAGTTCTTTCCGGTCAAGACTGGCTCTAgcctgtggtggtggtgtggtggTGATTAGTAAGGATTTGGCAGAGGGTCCGCGTGACTGATCCGTCTAGGAAATGCAAGAATCCTAGATGACAAGGAAGCCGAGCTGGTTCCTAGAAGTTTGGTTTGACTGCAAGCTCTGCTAATTGTATAGAAATTGCCTGCTAAAGATAAGCTCTGCTAACTGCTGGGCTGTGAGGGAAAAGCTCAGAGCTGAACGGTGCCCTGGGAGAAGTTCAGGTTGGCTCTTAGGGAGAAGCTCTTTCTTCAGCTACGGGAGTGTGTAAGCCCTGGAGCGGGCTGGGCAGGGAAGTGGTTTGGGCTAGGCTTAAGCTTCGTTCAGGTCGCGCTGCGTGGAGGCGGCAGTTGGCGTGCTGCTGATCCTCGCTCGGGGTTCCCCTCTGTTTCAGGACCTTGTATGGAGTGGCTGGAGACGGCCCTGCTGGAGCCGGGGAGCAGGCTGCTTTCAGGCAGGGCCCTGGGACATGGGCTGCAGCCCTCAGTGTGGGAGCCAGGGCTGCCTGGGCCTTTTGCCAGGGCGCCCTGGCTCTTCGGGGGGCTGGGAGACCGAAGGGGCCATGTGCAGGGGGAGGGAGCCCTGGAGGCCCCGCGGGGCCTGGAAAGGAAAGGCGGAGAGGCAGGCATTGGATGCAGGCTTGCTTTATTGTCAAGGCAGGAAAGGACACAAGCACAGAGACGCGAGCAAGGCCCAGGCAGACAGCTGGTGCCTGGGGCTTGCAGAGAGGCGTTCTTCCTTCAGGCTTCTCCCAGGCGGTGGCCGGCACAGGGCCAAGAAAGGGCCCTGGGGGGCAGCACTGGAGGAGTCACATGTctgtgaagaggaggaggaaggacgAGGAGGAGAAGAGGTGGCACGGGCCTGGCTTTAGCAGGGCCCACAGGTGTCCCACAGCTTCTTGCTGTAGCGCGGCAAGAGGTAGGGGCTGCAGGCGGGAGAGGCGTAGGGCCTGCCAAAGGTGCAGAGGCCCCCCGAGCCCTGGGTGGCCCCCGCGCCGTAgaggccccccagccccaaggagCCCCCAAAGGCGGGTGCCCCGGAGGAGCCCACCACGGcttgctgggggaaggagctgaggatggggccggggAAGGTGACGACGACGGGGGGCGGCTGGATGAAGGCCGTCGAGTCGGGGCACTGCCGCGCGCACAGCTCGTTGCAGCTCTCAGCGATGGGCTGGGGGACGGCGACGCTGGTTTTCGGCGGGTACAGGTCGTTGCAAGCCATCTTGGTGTGAGAGAGCTGAGCCTGCAATGCAAAGCCCCCAGGGCCGGTGCTGTGAGTGAGGAGAtgccctggcagagcagggcccATGCCCCAGCCAGGGGGCTCCCTCCTCAGCCCACCCCGGCTCTCCACGCCTGCTCCCCGTGTGCCCGCGGCCCTCTCCTGCCCCCACGGAGCCCCTCTGCCCACAGCGCCTCCGGCAGAGCTCTCGTGGCCAGGGAGCCCCACGCCGGACCCTGCCCGAGGAGGCCCCGCCACCCACCCTTTTCCcgagcagagccaggcaggagcagcggATGCCAGcgcttgcccaggaccacgcTTTTATGGGGGCCGGCGAGCGCGGGGAGGAGCTGGCCGCGCTGGGGGCACGTGGCCCGTGGTGGCCGAGCCCCGGACTCCTCCCTGCGTGCCACGGGGCTGTTGTGCTGACGCCGGTTCCTCGCCAGCCCCCACCcgctccctcagcccctgcaATTACCCCGCTCGGACGCTCGCCAGCCCTCACCTAATGGGCAAATTAGCCCCGCTGCCGTCTCATCCCCTGCGTGCCTAAGAGGGCAGGGAGCGTGACAAAGGCgggctgccagcaccctgcGTGCCACAGCTCTTCCCCAGGGGCTTGGTCTCGGGGCGGCCCCGTG includes the following:
- the LOC121060895 gene encoding scale keratin-like translates to MACNDLYPPKTSVAVPQPIAESCNELCARQCPDSTAFIQPPPVVVTFPGPILSSFPQQAVVGSSGAPAFGGSLGLGGLYGAGATQGSGGLCTFGRPYASPACSPYLLPRYSKKLWDTCGPC